The sequence below is a genomic window from Cryobacterium arcticum.
GCACAGGCCAAAAACCCCGGCAACGATGAGCACTCGGCGGAGGCGAGGATCGGCGAGACTACGCCACCGGAAGGGTGGCCGGGCGGGCTCGTCGCCGCCGGCGGCCGCCATGGCGGGTCGACCGATACGGCCGGGAACCAGGACGCCCAGCACCAGCACGCCGAGCAGCGCACAGGCGGCGGAGAGCGCGAACACCGTGCTGAACCCGGTTGGGATCAACAGCAGGATCAGGAACGCCAACAGTGGACCAACGGCGGCGCCGATGGTGTCCAGCATCCGGTGTACGCCGAAGGACCGGCCGAGGATCGCGGGATCCGACGCCGCCGTGATCATCGCGTCTCTCGGGGCGGTGCGGATGCCCTTACCGAGCCTGTCGACGGTGACGACACCGACCACGGAGGCGAACCCGCTGGCGAACAGCAACCAGACCCGGGCCAGAGCGGAGATGCCGTACCCTGCGAAGGCGACCCATTTGGGCCGGTCGGTGCGGTCCGACAACCAGCCGCCACCGATTCGAACGATCGCGCTGATGCCCTGGTAGATGCCGTCGATGAATCCGTAGGCGATGGTAGTGAGGCCCAGAACACCGGTGAGATAAAGGGGCAGTATCGCCGCGACGGACTCCGATGAGATGTCCGTCAGCAGGCTGACCACGCCCAGGCTGACGACAACTGACGACACCGCTCTGGCGCCTGGGCCCCTGCCGGACGGCTCGTCCTTCATGCTGGCGCGATCGGCGAAGGAGATGTACATAATCCGGTGCCGCTACCGGGGAAGGACGAGGAGCGCGAGGATGGTGTAGCCGCTTCCTCCGCTTCCGGTCGGCGTCACGGTGACGGTGACTGACTCGGCACCGCGGTTGTACTCCCTGGCTGTCGACCCACCCACCGCAGGTGCCTCGGCCGGATTGAATCCGTAGGTGGCCAATGCCGCATCGTATTCAGCGAGCACCTCGGTTCCGGCCGTCGGTGTGGTCGCGGTCAGTGATGCGCGGACCCGCTCGTTCTCCACGGTGATGTCGGAGGTGGAGACCGTGGAACGGGCTGCAACTGGAATGCCGGAGGGGAAGCCGTCGACCACCTTGTTCTGGGCCGTGGCTGAGTCGGGAACCGGACCGGAAAGCAGGGCGGGCACCGGAACGGACGGCGGCAAGGTCGGGCTCGCTGCAGCGGAGTCGCTCACCGCCGGCGGGATTTCCGTGGCCGACTCTGGCTGGGCCGCCGCGGTGTCCGGCGAGTCTGATGCCGTCGGCACCGGAGGGCCGGGTATCGGCTCGTCACCGGCTCCAGGAGTCGGTGTGGGCCGGGCGGACGACGACGGAAGGCCGGCTGGGCCCCCTGCCAGCGGGGAGGCGGACGGTTGCCCCGACGGAGAGGAACTGGAACCTACGGCACCGCTCGTGCCCGGTGCCGGGGTGGTGAGGGCGATAACGATCACTACCGCCACCAGGAGGGCGAGCGCACCCACGGCGGCGGCCAGCCGGAGACGCCGGGTATTTGCAGTCACTTCTGAGCCTCGAATCTGGGAGTTCGCGGGAGCAAGCGAGGGCAGCATATCCAGGTTCTCGGGAGTGGGCGGCCCACCTTCGAGGGCCATTATGCAGGCCTGGCGCAACCGATTCGGCGAGGCAGGATTGTCCCCCGGACGGGTCGCAGCGACGCCGACGGGCATCGGGCTACTGTCCCTCGTGAACACATATGAGGGTTCGTCAATCTCTGTGTGATCGGGGGCGACCACCCAGCGGTTCGCCCTCCTAACCTCGTCCGCTACCTGTACACCCGAAATGCAGGGGATCCCGTGAACACCTCATTGCCCTGCCGAGCCTTTCGGCACCCCACTTGTCCCGCCCTGAACCCGCACGCGGGGAACGGCTGATGGCGTTCTCGGCCACCGCCGACATCGACCCGACGGCCGAGATAGCTCCCGGTACCATGATCTGGCATCTGAGCCAGGTACGTGAGTACGCCAGGATCGGCCCGGGCTGCATCCTCGGCCGCGGTTCGTACATCGGGCCGGGTGTGATTCTGGGCAAGAACTGCAAAGTGCAAAACTTCGCGCTGGTCTACGAGCCCGCGCTACTTGAGGACGGCGTCTTCGTCGGCCCAGCCGCCGTCCTCACCAACGACCAGTTCCCTCGGGCGGTAACCGTCGACGGTGTCAGAAAGACCGCAGACGACTGGGATCTCGTCGGTGTCACGGTGCGCACCGGGGCATCCATCGGCGCCCGGGCCGTCTGCATCGCGCCCCTCACCATCGGACGCTGGGCCACCATCGCCGCCGGCGCCGTAGTCACCAAGGACGTGCCTGATTTCGCCCTCATGGTCGGTGTGCCTGCCCGGCAGGTCGGCTGGGTCGGCCGGAGCGGCGTACCGCTGCGGGCGACCGGGGCCGACACGTTCACCTGCCCGGCCACCGGGGAACAGTACCGCGAACACGAAGGGAAACTGACGCTCCTATGATCCATGCAACTGCACAACCGACGAAACAGCGCGCACCCCGCGTGCTGATCATCGTTCAGAACCTTCCTGTGCCCCTCGACCGCCGAGTCTGGCTGGAATGCCAGGCGCTCAGTGCTCAGGGCTACTCGGTGTCGGTGATCTGCCCCAAGGGGCCGCATGACCCGGCCCGGCAGGTCATCGACGGCATCGCCATCTACAAGTACCTGCCCCCGCCCGAAGCGAAGGGAGCACTCGGCTTCGTCGTCGAGTTCGTCTACTGCTGGCTGCGCACGGCGTTGCTGTCCACCAGGGTCTGGCGAGAGCGCGGCTTCGACGTGATCCAGGCCTGCAATCCTCCGGACACGTATTGGGCCCTCGCCTGGCTGTGGAAGCGGATGGGCGTGCGTTTCGTGTTCGACCACCACGACCTGAATCCTGAGCTGTTCCTCTCCAGGTTCGGCCGCCCGCGTTCGGCTCTGGCCCGCGCCCAATTCAACGGCCTGCTCTGGCTGGAGCGGATGACGTTCCGTGTCGCCGACCATGTGATCTCCACAAATGCCTCGTATCGGTCGATCGCGTTGCGGCGGGGCAAGGTGGCTCCGGAGCGGGTCACTGTGGTGCGCAGCGGCCCGGATACAACGGTCATGCGCCCGAAGAACCCGGCTTCTGAGATCCGCAGGCACGCCGGCCCGCTGCTGGCGTATCTGGGCATCATGGGCCCACAGGACGGCGTCGACCAAGTCCTCACCCTCACGGACGAGCTGGTGAATGTGCGCGGCCGAACCAACCTGCGCGTGGTGATCATGGGCTTCGGTGACTGCCTCGAGGCCCTGCAGGGGCAGTGCACCGCCGCCGGCCTCGACCCGTACGTCACGTTCACCGGTCGGGTCGGACCTGACACCATCGGCGAGATCCTCAGTGCGGCCGACATAGGTCTCGGCCCTGACCTCAACACTCCCCTGAACAACCTGTCCACGATGAACAAGACGATGGAATACATGGCGTTCGCCCTCCCCTCCGTGTCTTTCGACCTTGCCGAGACCCGCTTGTCCGGCGGCGATGCGGCGATCTACGTGCCCTCAGGCGACATCTCGGCGTTCGCCGACGAGGTGGAAGCGCTGTTGGACGACCCCGTGCGACGGGCGGCCCTCGGCCGGGCGGCCAGGCAACGTGCCGAACGGGTGCTCGACTGGCAGGCTCAGGCACAGGCGTATGTCGGCGCGATGGACCAGGTGCTCGGCCGCCGCCAGGACCCCGCCGCGGCGGATGCGTGGCCGTTCACCCCCAGGGTGGTCACCGACCGAGCCGATGCCGTCGACCTGCAGGACTCGACCGCATTCGACCGCTTCCTGGTCACCCGCGGCCGCCCCGGGCACGGCGCCCCGGACCGCGTGGCCACGACGACGGTGTTGGAGTAGGAATCATGTGTGGCATTGCGGGCATCCAACGGTTCGACGGCGCTCCCGTCGATCCGCGCGTCCTTGCGGCGATGGCGCGGACGCTGGCGCACCGTGGCCCGGACGACCACGGCGTCTGGCGTCAGGGCTCAACCGGACTGGCCCACACCAGGCTGTCCATCATCGACCTTGCCGGCTCACGGCAGCCGATGGCCAGCGCCACGGGGCGCTGGGTGATCAGCTTCAACGGCGAGATCTTCAACTACCGAGCTCTCCGCGCCGATCTGAGCTATCCGTTCCACACCAATGGAGACACCGAGGTCATCCTGGCCGGGGTGAGCCGACACGGTATCGGTTTCGTCGACTCCCTCGTCGGCCAGTTTGCCTTCGCCCTGCATGACCGGGACACCGGCACCACCCACCTGGTTCGGGACCGCCTGGGAGTACTCCCCCTCTATTACGCTCACACCCCGGGGCAGCTGGTCTTCGGGTCTGAGATCAAAGCGCTCTTCCCGGCGATGGGTGTACAGCCCGAGGTGGACCCGGCCAGTCTGGACAGCTACCTTGCCGGCCGGTCGGTCCCAGCGCCGGACACTCTGTTCGCCGGGATCAACAAACTGCCGGCCGGGCACCGCGCCGAGGTCACCCGGGACGGTCGCGTGACCGTGACCAGATACTGGTGGCCGTCCGCGGAGGACCCACCGGGCCAGTGGACGCCGGAATCGGCCGTCGCGGCGGTCGACGAGGGCGTCACAACGGCCGTCAAATCCGCACTGGTTGCGGACGTGCCCGTCGGCGCCTACCTCAGCGGCGGGGTCGACAGCAGCCTGATCGTGGCCAAGGCCGCCGAGTTGCAGCCCGGCCACCGCGTACGCACATTCGCGGCCGGCTTCGGCGACCCCCGCACCGACGAGTTCCGCTGGGCACGACAGGTGAGTCAGCACGTCGGCACCGACCACCAGGAGGTTCTCGTTCGGGCCGCTGATTTCGAGTCACTGTGGTCCGAACTCACCTACCACCGGGATGCTCCGGTGTCCGAGCCCGCCGACATCGCGGTCTTCCGGCTGGCCCAGGCCGCACGGCAATCCGTGCGCGTGGTCCTGTCCGGGGAAGGCGGCGACGAGCTCTTCGCCGGCTACCCGAAGTATGCGCTGGCCCGCAGTGTGGCCACGGTGGGGCGGCTCCCCGCGCCAATTCGGGCCGGGGTCGCCGGCATGCTCGACCATCGGCTGCCCGATCGGATGTCCCGAGCCCGGATCGCGCTCCGTGCCGCTGCAGCCGGCACGCCCTCGGAGCGTCACCGCACCTGGTTCGCGCCATTCACCTCCTCCGAACGCCAGGAGCTACTCGGCGGCCCGCCGGACACCAGACGGACCAGGGCGCTCCCGGAGGGCGATGTCATCCGCCAGATGCTGCTCGCCGACCTCGACGGGTGGCTGCCGGACAACCTACTTGAACGCGGTGACCGCATGTCCATGGCCGCTTCCCTGGAGTTGAGGCCGCCGCTCCTTGACCATCGTCTGGTCGAGCTGGCTTTCCGGCTGCCGTCGGCGCTGAAGGTGAGGCACGGTGTGACCAAGTGGGTGCTCAAGGAGGTGGCCCGTCGCTATCTGCCGACCGAGATCGTCGACCGGAAGAAGGCGGGCTTCCGGGTGCCGCTGCGCGATTGGTTCCGGTCGGACCTGCGCGACTCCATGTGGGACAGACTGACCGGAACGGACTCGTTCGTCGCGCAGACCTTCGACCGCCGGGCGGTGCGAGCCCTGCTGGAACGGCACGAAAGCGGCCGGTTCAACGAGGAGAGCCGCATCTGGACGCTCATGAGCCTGGAGGTGTGGCACGAGACGTTCTTCGGCACGGCGACAACGCCAGGACTCTCGGCGGTCTCCAACAGGGTCGGACAACCGTGACGGATACTGCGAGTACGGCCTCGGACTCGGCCGGCTCTCCCACACCCGTCCTCGACTGCGCGATCATCCTGGTCGCCTATGACAGCGATGAGGACATCCCTCGGCTCCTCGACTCCCTGCCCGCCGCCGCCGCGGACCTCAGCTACGCGGTCTTGATTGTGGACAACAAGGCCGCTACGAGCCGCATTACCGCCCTCGTCGGCCAGCGTCCTCGGGTCACCGTGATCGACGCTGGTGGAAATCTCGGGTACTCCGGCGGCCTCAATGTGGGACTCGCGCACGCGCCCGCGGCAGAGGCAACGCTCTTCCTCAACCCTGATCTCGTGCTCGGGCCGGGTTCGATCGTCGCCCTCCTGCGCGAGTCGCGGTCGAATGGGGCGGCTGTCCCCGTCGTCTTGGACACGAGCGGTCGACGACAGCTGTCCCTACGGCGGGAACCCACACTGGGCCGCGCCCTGGGGGACGCCCTCTTCGGGGATCGCTGGCCCCGACGCCCTGGCTGGCTTTCTGAAACGGTGCGGCAGCCAAAGGACTACCTGGCGGGGCACGACGCGCAGTGGGCCACCGGGGCCGCACTCATGGTTCAGAACCATCTCATTTCGGCCGTCGGCGGATGGGATGCGGAGCGTTACTTCCTCTACTCGGAGGAGACCGACTACTGTCGCAGGATTCGGGCGACGGGAGCGTCAATACGCTTCTGTCCCGCTGCGCAGGTCACTCATGCCGGGGGCGGGTCCGGCAGTTCGCCGGCCTTGGACGCACTGCTCCAGGTCAACAAGGTCCGGTACTTTCGCAAGTGGCACGGCGGAGCGGCCACCGGGAGCCTGACGGTGGCCTTGTTCTGGGCCGTCGCTGTGCTGCACGGACTGCTTCGGCCACATAACCCGGGCGCCCGCCTCGCGCTCCGGGCGCTCATGTCCCCTCGCGCCAGAGCCACATTGCCCGCTCGCTCGTCACTGGCAATCGATGCACCGGTCGAATCCGATGCAGGTGACGGACGGCTGCAGCCGGATAGCGACAGGTCGCCCGCCGACCCAGACCCCGTCGCCAACGTCATCATTGCGGCCTACAACGAGGAGGCAGTGATCGGCCGCACTCTCGCGGCGCTCGGCGACCTGGCCCCGGCCGGGCGGATACGCGTCATTGTGGTCTGCAACGGCTGTACGGATCGAACCGCGGCAATCGCCCGCGGGTTCAATGGAGTGAGGGTCGTGGAGCTCGATCAGGCCTCGAAAGTGCTGGCGCTGAGGGCGGGTGATCTGCTCGCGGGACCTGGTCCGCGCATCTACCTTGATGCCGACGTCGTGATGACGTGCCGTGCGGTGCGGGACACTGCACGCCTACTCGAAGGCGACGTCACGCCGGCGGCCCGACCGCCAGTGCATTTCGACTCGACCGCCGCGAGCTGGCCGATGAGGCGTTGGTACGTCGTGCGCGCCCAGCTGCCGACGATCTCCAGCCGCCTCTGGGGTGCGGGCGCCTACGCCCTGTCGGAGTCCGGTCGTGCCCGATTCGGCGAGTTTCCCGAGCTGGTGTCGGACGATACCTTCATCGATGCTCTCTTTGCAGACAACGAGATCACGATAGTGCCGACAGAGCCGGTCGCTGTGCGCATCCCTCGCACAACGGCGGACCTGATGAAGATCATGCGGCGCTCATACCGCACCCAGTCCGAAGTCATCGCCTCGGCCGGCCGGCCCACATTCTCC
It includes:
- a CDS encoding glycosyltransferase family 2 protein, which produces MTDTASTASDSAGSPTPVLDCAIILVAYDSDEDIPRLLDSLPAAAADLSYAVLIVDNKAATSRITALVGQRPRVTVIDAGGNLGYSGGLNVGLAHAPAAEATLFLNPDLVLGPGSIVALLRESRSNGAAVPVVLDTSGRRQLSLRREPTLGRALGDALFGDRWPRRPGWLSETVRQPKDYLAGHDAQWATGAALMVQNHLISAVGGWDAERYFLYSEETDYCRRIRATGASIRFCPAAQVTHAGGGSGSSPALDALLQVNKVRYFRKWHGGAATGSLTVALFWAVAVLHGLLRPHNPGARLALRALMSPRARATLPARSSLAIDAPVESDAGDGRLQPDSDRSPADPDPVANVIIAAYNEEAVIGRTLAALGDLAPAGRIRVIVVCNGCTDRTAAIARGFNGVRVVELDQASKVLALRAGDLLAGPGPRIYLDADVVMTCRAVRDTARLLEGDVTPAARPPVHFDSTAASWPMRRWYVVRAQLPTISSRLWGAGAYALSESGRARFGEFPELVSDDTFIDALFADNEITIVPTEPVAVRIPRTTADLMKIMRRSYRTQSEVIASAGRPTFSAGQRGQVRDLVALLVRHPTALVDVALYVTIVALARVLAARARYTTWERDESSRV
- a CDS encoding glycosyltransferase family 4 protein, which encodes MIHATAQPTKQRAPRVLIIVQNLPVPLDRRVWLECQALSAQGYSVSVICPKGPHDPARQVIDGIAIYKYLPPPEAKGALGFVVEFVYCWLRTALLSTRVWRERGFDVIQACNPPDTYWALAWLWKRMGVRFVFDHHDLNPELFLSRFGRPRSALARAQFNGLLWLERMTFRVADHVISTNASYRSIALRRGKVAPERVTVVRSGPDTTVMRPKNPASEIRRHAGPLLAYLGIMGPQDGVDQVLTLTDELVNVRGRTNLRVVIMGFGDCLEALQGQCTAAGLDPYVTFTGRVGPDTIGEILSAADIGLGPDLNTPLNNLSTMNKTMEYMAFALPSVSFDLAETRLSGGDAAIYVPSGDISAFADEVEALLDDPVRRAALGRAARQRAERVLDWQAQAQAYVGAMDQVLGRRQDPAAADAWPFTPRVVTDRADAVDLQDSTAFDRFLVTRGRPGHGAPDRVATTTVLE
- a CDS encoding MFS transporter, yielding MSSVVVSLGVVSLLTDISSESVAAILPLYLTGVLGLTTIAYGFIDGIYQGISAIVRIGGGWLSDRTDRPKWVAFAGYGISALARVWLLFASGFASVVGVVTVDRLGKGIRTAPRDAMITAASDPAILGRSFGVHRMLDTIGAAVGPLLAFLILLLIPTGFSTVFALSAACALLGVLVLGVLVPGRIGRPAMAAAGGDEPARPPFRWRSLADPRLRRVLIVAGVFGLCTVGDGFIYLVLQSNTDFAAAWFPLLYVGTNAVFLALAVPLGRLADRFGRPRIFVLGHVALLFSYLCALAPIAGVPQTLACLVLLGTFYAATDGVLAALAAGVAPAGGTASGLAAAQTVVALARFVASTVFGVLWFAFGPVVALAGFSIAIAIAIPTGLVVLRTRATDRATI
- a CDS encoding acyltransferase; the protein is MAFSATADIDPTAEIAPGTMIWHLSQVREYARIGPGCILGRGSYIGPGVILGKNCKVQNFALVYEPALLEDGVFVGPAAVLTNDQFPRAVTVDGVRKTADDWDLVGVTVRTGASIGARAVCIAPLTIGRWATIAAGAVVTKDVPDFALMVGVPARQVGWVGRSGVPLRATGADTFTCPATGEQYREHEGKLTLL
- the asnB gene encoding asparagine synthase (glutamine-hydrolyzing), which produces MCGIAGIQRFDGAPVDPRVLAAMARTLAHRGPDDHGVWRQGSTGLAHTRLSIIDLAGSRQPMASATGRWVISFNGEIFNYRALRADLSYPFHTNGDTEVILAGVSRHGIGFVDSLVGQFAFALHDRDTGTTHLVRDRLGVLPLYYAHTPGQLVFGSEIKALFPAMGVQPEVDPASLDSYLAGRSVPAPDTLFAGINKLPAGHRAEVTRDGRVTVTRYWWPSAEDPPGQWTPESAVAAVDEGVTTAVKSALVADVPVGAYLSGGVDSSLIVAKAAELQPGHRVRTFAAGFGDPRTDEFRWARQVSQHVGTDHQEVLVRAADFESLWSELTYHRDAPVSEPADIAVFRLAQAARQSVRVVLSGEGGDELFAGYPKYALARSVATVGRLPAPIRAGVAGMLDHRLPDRMSRARIALRAAAAGTPSERHRTWFAPFTSSERQELLGGPPDTRRTRALPEGDVIRQMLLADLDGWLPDNLLERGDRMSMAASLELRPPLLDHRLVELAFRLPSALKVRHGVTKWVLKEVARRYLPTEIVDRKKAGFRVPLRDWFRSDLRDSMWDRLTGTDSFVAQTFDRRAVRALLERHESGRFNEESRIWTLMSLEVWHETFFGTATTPGLSAVSNRVGQP